The Lolium perenne isolate Kyuss_39 chromosome 6, Kyuss_2.0, whole genome shotgun sequence genome segment aatttgttaaaatttagatgtatacGTTGAGGAGTAGTAGCGGAAAATGTGGCCGAGAATTTAGACGCTCATCCATGCATTCAACGATCACGTAGCTAATTACGCGCATCGATCGCCTTCTAGAACAACAAGTGCATATGGGCATGCTGTCCCCGCCATGAAAATTCCACCACACATGACATGGTTCCAAAACACAACCTTTTGCACATATACATACTCTCGCAGCCTGGAAGGCAGGTCTGGCTACAGCAAGAAAACTTACTAGAGGAGTACGCAGAGGGTAGGTACCCCCGCTCGACGCGCCCTGGACGGCACGGATCGACGGTCACGTACGGTAGGTAGACATATAGGTTCCTGATCGATCGGATACACTGACGGTTAACTAATTTATGCGGAGACGGAGTTGGCCCTGTTCATGCTCTTGAGGAAGGAGCCGCTCTTGGTGATCTCGCGCAGGGGCTTGTTGGTGAACCTGATGAGGTTGTACGCCCATGCTCCGGCGACGGCTCCGGCCATGGGCCCCACCACGTAGACCCAGATGGACCTGTACTCGCTCCCGACCAGCGCCGGCCCGATCGTCCTCGCCGGGTTCATCGACGCTCCAGAGATGGGCCTGCCAAtgccaaggaagaagaagaagctcaCTAGTCATGTCACAAACATATTCTAGCCTTCTCAGTATACTTTTCAGTTTTTTTACACACGAGTCCGAAGTCAGAGTTCAGAGTCGAGAAAGAAGCACAACTCCGTTGGGTGGCCGTGTGTTCACAAGGGTGGTCAGTAGTACATGCATGTATTTATGTTCATATTAATGGGCAGTGCGCTGGTCTACACCAACCGTGGCAGCGGACACTTAAGACTAGCTCACATGACGCTCTTTATGGTTCCATAAAAACGCTCCGAAGAAAAGGACACCCACATCTCCAGGATCCAGCTTTCCTTTTCGACGGATGCACGTCAATGGTTTCTGTTACACTACCCTGCCTTGCTTCTACTGCCAGCTAATTTTCCTATAAACAGATACTCCTACAGCTACTTGCTCGTTTTATGATTCTTGTCCTGGTTTTAGTTCAGTTACAGCAAAAATATCATAATATGGAATTATGCGCCTGAGATGATGAGGGGTCGTTAATTACTACTTACCCAGCGATAAGCACGTTGAGCAGGATGGTTGCGCCCACGGCCAGCCCTGCCAACTCCCCGATCTGCACGCACATTAATCATCAGATCAGATAAGATCAACATCCAGTCTGTTAACAACTCCTCGGCGAACTACGCGCAAGCATTCAGCGCTAGCTTACGGCTCTGTTGTCGGTGGCGACGCCGGAGATGACGAACATGAGGTAGAAGGTGATGATGAACTCCAGCACCAGCGACTGCACGTCCGACCCGACGGGGAGCGTGCCCGGGAAGTGCTCGTGCCGCCCGCCGAACATGAGCCGCAGCGTGCCGCTGGCCAGCGTCGCGCCCAGCATCTGCGCCAGCACGTAGGCCGGCACCTGCCGCCACGGGAAGCGGCGCACGGTGGCGAAGGCGAAGGTCACGGCGGGGTTGAAGTGCGCGCCGGAGATGTGGCCCAGCGCGTacaccatcaccatcaccgccaGGCCCCAAACGATGGCAACCCCCGGGAACGTGATCTGCCCGTGCCGGCTCTGGTTCACCGTCACCGCGCCGCACCCGGCGAAGATCAGGAAGTAGGTGCCGAAGATCTCAGCAAGGATCTGCATACAAACAGCATTTTTCGTCAGTACGTCGTCAGCTATCTACTGGAACGTCGCTGTTCATGGCGATCTAAAACTTTTGTCGCCTCCGATTCATGTAGTTAGCTAGACCATTAGGTGGATGGCTACTGCCTAATAGTTTGGTAAGGCACAAATTCTTCTACGAGATTTGCCATTTTTGCACCCCGGGTCCTACACCCAGCTAGGGCATTATCCCTTCATTACAAGATCGATTTTAAGGGCATTCAAAGATCAAAGAAAGAGATCTATCATTTCAGAGAGGGACACGGCGACTACGAGAAAAACAACTGGTCTATCTATTGCAAGGCGCACGACTCACCTTCTGGACGAACGGGACAGAGATGGCGAAGCCGCAGCCCTGGTCGTACTCATCCTTCCGCCCTTCCTCCATGGCGCTCTGCTCGTGGCCTCCGTTCGTCTGGCCGTTCTCGCCACCTCCTGGCATTTCCTCTCTCTTCTTGGAAACTCGGACTGGCAGAGGAGTTCACAACAGCAGAGGGGGGCGAGTGATCAGTGGAGACAGATGTAGTACAAGGGCGAGAGGTTGGCTGATGACCCGGGCGCCTATTTATCGGCACGGGGGAGCTCGTCTCTATCACTTTCCATGCCGTTTCGATTGACCCAGCCCACCTCCCCTTTATGGTTGGTGTATTTTCTGCGATTAattcatttatttatttattagcaGTGCTGCTCCACCAGTAATTATCCAGATATCACCAGCTAATCAGCAATATTTACTCCACTTGTTTTTTTTAACAGAGGCGTCCAGGGCTGAAGAGAGGTTCCTAAAAACGCAAGATTTTTttactaaaaaaataaaaaactggCCACTGAATAACATCCAATTACTATGGAAGAACTATGAGCCGCCGCTGGAGggagttgatgtctacgcacgcttctatttctgtagacagtgttgggcctccaagagcagaggtttgtaaaacagcagcaagtttcctttaagtgaatcaccaaggtttatcgaacttagggaggaagaggtcaaagatatccctctcaagcaaccctgcaatcacgatacaagaagtctcttgtgtcccaacacacctaatacacttgtcagatgtataggtgcactagttcggcgaagagatagtgaaatacaagtaatatggatgtatatgagcggtaataacaatctgaataaaagattgcagcaagcaaacatgtaacagaacttgttggaaacggtgtttcaatgcttagaaacaagacctagggatcatactttcactagtggacactctcaacattgcaatcataaaggaatataaataagcacttcactatgttgttctgaattactctctggcaagataacgaacactaattcatcatgtaggcaaaccttaaagatgtattcccaagtactaataaacaccccacgctgtcactgtgagcattcataggaggtactaacacaccacaatttcatagagacatccaactcaaatcataactcagtgaataagtattctgtgaaatatagcctaagagacccacacggtgcacacactgtcaccttgacacacgtgggacaaggagtctccggagatcacataagtaaaatccacttgaatagcataacgacatctagattacaaagctcatcatatggacctcaatcatgtaaggcagctcatgaggtcgatcattgtattgaagtacatgggagagagagattaaccacatagctaccggtacagcccttagcctcgggggagaactactccctcctcatcatgggagacagcagtggcgatgaagatggcggtggtgtcgatggagatgccttccggtggcacttccccgtcccggcagggtgccggaacagagacttctgtcccccgaattggagtttcgcgatggcggcggctctggaagtttTCTGGATTTTCgacaatccgtgtcgaagatttaggtcacgaaggcttatatggcgaagagacggagtcggaaggggtctgggggctCCACACATCAGGGGGGcgtccccccctctggccgcgccgccaccttgtgtgggggccctgggcctcccctctggcccctcttcggtgttctggaagcttcgtggaattataagatgaatgcagcgattcatactattgtaaagcatatgagatgaatgcagcgattcaaagcaatggtaaagacaatgagtaaacaactgaatcatatagcaaagacttttcatgaatagtactttcaagataagcatcaatgagtcttgcataagagttaactcataaagcaatagatttaaagtaaaggcattgaagcaacacaaaggaagatataagtttcagcggttgctttcaacttgtaaacatgtaagaatcaatgcacgcagttgacacaagtgtttgcttctaaggtggaaggaaatgggtaaactgacttaacataaaagtaaaagaatggcccttcgcagagggaagcatggattgctatatttgtgctagagcttttattttgaaaacaagaaacaattttgtcaacggtagtaataaagcatatgtgttatgtataagacatcttataagttgcaagcctcatgtatagattaccaatagtgcccgcaccttgtcctaattagcttggattttcatggattatcattgcataacatatgttttaaccaagtgtcacaaaggggtacctctatgccgcctgtataaatttctaaggagaaagctcgcattggatttctcgcttttgattattctcagcttagacatccataccgggacaacatagacaacagataatggactcctctttaatgcataagcattcaacaacagataatattctcataagagattgaggattgttgtccaaactgaaacttccaccatggatcatggctttagttagcggcccaatgttcttctctaacaatatgcatgctcaaaccattcaactcatgataaatcacccttacttcagacaagacgaacatgcatagcaactcacatgatat includes the following:
- the LOC127320778 gene encoding aquaporin NIP1-1, which encodes MPGGGENGQTNGGHEQSAMEEGRKDEYDQGCGFAISVPFVQKILAEIFGTYFLIFAGCGAVTVNQSRHGQITFPGVAIVWGLAVMVMVYALGHISGAHFNPAVTFAFATVRRFPWRQVPAYVLAQMLGATLASGTLRLMFGGRHEHFPGTLPVGSDVQSLVLEFIITFYLMFVISGVATDNRAIGELAGLAVGATILLNVLIAGPISGASMNPARTIGPALVGSEYRSIWVYVVGPMAGAVAGAWAYNLIRFTNKPLREITKSGSFLKSMNRANSVSA